A single region of the Solwaraspora sp. WMMD406 genome encodes:
- a CDS encoding DUF5753 domain-containing protein — protein MQTEEYARAVIRGGNTLVRLTEVERRVAVRMARQVRLGGDDPIRLSTVINEGALRQQVGGPAVMRDQLNHLVTLMTERPEQIEIRVMPFSAGAHPAFGGPYQILSFASPRLTDLVWQEILTFIDIVDQSVQVNDYVVTFAEARERALRPCVSRGCCWSTG, from the coding sequence TTGCAGACCGAGGAGTACGCCCGCGCGGTCATCCGTGGCGGCAACACTCTCGTACGTCTCACCGAGGTCGAGCGGCGGGTCGCCGTGCGGATGGCTCGTCAGGTCCGGCTCGGTGGCGACGACCCGATCCGGCTCAGTACCGTGATCAACGAAGGTGCGCTGCGTCAACAGGTCGGCGGCCCAGCGGTGATGCGCGACCAGCTCAACCACCTCGTCACCCTGATGACCGAGCGGCCGGAGCAGATCGAGATCCGGGTGATGCCGTTCAGTGCCGGAGCACATCCGGCATTCGGCGGCCCGTACCAGATCCTGTCCTTCGCCTCGCCCCGCCTCACCGACCTGGTCTGGCAGGAGATCCTGACCTTCATCGACATCGTCGACCAGTCGGTGCAGGTGAACGACTACGTGGTGACCTTCGCGGAAGCTCGTGAGCGCGCGTTAAGACCGTGTGTCAGTAGGGGTTGTTGCTGGTCAACAGGTTGA
- a CDS encoding NAD-dependent epimerase/dehydratase family protein yields the protein MSVHLILGAGMVGTTTARHLADRGEQVRIVSRSGRGPTHPQVERIAADATDADRLASLANGVTAIYNCLNPAYHRWLTDWPPMAAALLTAAERSGAPLVIAGCLYGYGEVTDPMTEQTPLAARHPKLAMRADIWRAALAAQRAGRIRAVTEVRGSDYLQAQSIFTNVLGAPLLAGRRAFVPAPLDVPHTWTSTNDMAAMLVAAATDQRAWNRAWHTPSAPPLTIRQLATRFTDVAGAPAPKLTAIPGPIVYATGLFSPMLRELRTTAYQFARPFVMDSTAATATFGLRHQPIDAALREAVALLGGTPVGGALADQSATTA from the coding sequence GTGTCCGTACACCTGATCCTCGGCGCCGGCATGGTCGGCACCACCACCGCACGCCACCTGGCCGACCGGGGCGAGCAGGTCCGGATCGTCAGCCGCTCCGGCCGTGGCCCGACCCACCCGCAGGTGGAGCGGATCGCCGCCGACGCCACCGACGCCGACCGGCTCGCCAGCCTCGCCAACGGCGTCACCGCCATCTACAACTGCCTCAACCCGGCCTACCACCGCTGGCTCACCGACTGGCCGCCGATGGCCGCCGCCCTGCTCACCGCCGCCGAACGCTCCGGCGCCCCACTGGTCATCGCCGGCTGCCTGTACGGCTACGGCGAGGTCACCGACCCGATGACCGAACAGACCCCGCTCGCCGCCCGCCACCCCAAGCTGGCCATGCGGGCCGACATCTGGCGCGCCGCCCTCGCCGCCCAGCGCGCCGGCCGGATCCGCGCGGTCACCGAGGTCCGGGGCAGCGACTACCTGCAGGCCCAGTCGATCTTCACCAACGTGCTCGGCGCGCCGCTGCTCGCCGGCCGCCGCGCCTTCGTGCCGGCACCGCTCGACGTACCGCACACCTGGACCTCGACCAACGACATGGCGGCCATGTTGGTCGCCGCCGCCACCGACCAGCGGGCCTGGAACCGCGCCTGGCACACCCCCAGCGCGCCGCCGCTGACCATCCGGCAACTCGCCACCCGCTTCACGGATGTGGCCGGGGCACCCGCGCCGAAGCTCACCGCCATCCCCGGTCCGATCGTGTACGCCACCGGCCTGTTCTCCCCGATGCTGCGCGAACTGCGGACCACCGCCTACCAGTTCGCGCGGCCGTTCGTCATGGACTCCACCGCCGCCACCGCCACCTTCGGCCTGCGGCACCAGCCGATCGACGCGGCGCTGCGCGAGGCCGTCGCCCTGCTCGGCGGCACGCCGGTCGGCGGGGCGCTGGCCGACCAGAGCGCCACCACGGCTTGA
- a CDS encoding DUF433 domain-containing protein codes for MTGVLEREMFSEAEAARLLRVRQSTLHYWLEGSQRSSKSYKPILRDKPRGTRTVTWAEFVEAGYLRQYRQTHNVPMKELRRFIELLREEFGVPYPLADRRPFVSGRNLVYDAQTAAGLGVDYWMVAVAGDQLLLTTPADSFIRRVGWSGDVAVSYSPDANLESPVRIQPDVRFGKPSIKGVSTEVIAEQHDAGEDADAIAEMYALDASDVSWALAYEFSVRATAKAA; via the coding sequence ATGACCGGTGTGCTGGAGCGCGAGATGTTCTCGGAGGCGGAGGCGGCCCGACTGCTGCGCGTCCGGCAGTCGACCCTGCACTACTGGTTGGAAGGATCGCAGCGAAGTAGCAAATCGTACAAACCAATCCTACGTGACAAACCACGCGGCACTCGGACTGTGACCTGGGCGGAGTTCGTCGAGGCAGGCTACCTGCGGCAGTACCGGCAGACACACAACGTGCCAATGAAGGAGCTCCGTCGGTTCATCGAGCTGCTGCGTGAAGAGTTCGGCGTGCCGTACCCGCTTGCTGATCGACGTCCGTTCGTGTCGGGCCGAAACTTGGTCTACGACGCCCAGACCGCCGCCGGCCTCGGGGTCGACTACTGGATGGTGGCGGTGGCGGGCGACCAGCTCCTCCTCACCACGCCGGCGGATTCGTTCATCCGGCGGGTCGGCTGGTCCGGCGACGTCGCCGTCAGCTACAGCCCCGACGCCAACCTGGAATCACCGGTACGAATCCAGCCGGATGTCCGCTTCGGGAAGCCGTCGATCAAGGGCGTGAGCACCGAGGTCATCGCCGAACAACATGATGCGGGCGAGGACGCGGACGCGATCGCCGAGATGTACGCCCTGGACGCCAGCGACGTATCGTGGGCGTTGGCGTACGAATTCTCTGTACGGGCCACCGCCAAAGCTGCATGA
- a CDS encoding DNA-processing protein DprA yields the protein MAGPSRSSAPASATYYPSANRQLQDHIADVGLVVSQFWPDAGPTRQSFPMRNAVMSGYAAATLVVEAGETSGARIQARLALGHGRPVILTSHALQSNWAQAFATSPGVYVVRGTAELIEAVDALRNRSACTGLN from the coding sequence GTGGCCGGACCGTCGCGGTCATCGGCACCGGCATCCGCAACTTACTATCCGTCCGCCAACCGGCAGCTGCAGGACCACATCGCCGACGTCGGCCTGGTGGTCAGCCAGTTCTGGCCCGACGCCGGCCCCACCAGGCAGAGCTTCCCGATGCGCAACGCGGTGATGAGCGGCTACGCGGCGGCGACCCTCGTCGTCGAAGCCGGCGAGACCAGCGGTGCCCGGATCCAGGCACGCCTAGCGCTCGGGCATGGCCGGCCGGTGATCCTGACCAGCCATGCCCTGCAAAGCAACTGGGCACAGGCCTTCGCTACCAGCCCGGGCGTCTACGTCGTACGCGGCACAGCGGAGCTGATCGAAGCCGTCGACGCCTTGCGCAACCGGTCGGCGTGCACTGGGCTGAACTGA
- a CDS encoding IS5 family transposase (programmed frameshift) — protein sequence MEKYCPDALWHLARPLLPPHPERHQGGGRRRTDDRAMLAAILYVLESGCSWRKLPASFPVHWRTAHRRFAEWVEAGVMTALHRATLDVLGAAGRIDWSRVSVDSMHVRAVKRGNLTGPSPVDRGKPGSKIHAMSDRGGLPLHVGVSAANLNDHRMLEDMVDGVTPVRQPVGRPRRRPAKLHGDKGYDYPECRDLLRARGIVARIARKGVESSKRLGRHRYVIERCLEWMTRFRRLVRRYDRKASHYLGFLHLACALICYRRADRLNLLTSNNPY from the exons GTGGAGAAGTACTGCCCCGACGCGTTGTGGCACCTCGCGCGGCCGTTGCTGCCGCCGCACCCGGAAAGGCACCAGGGCGGCGGCCGGCGGCGGACCGATGACCGGGCGATGCTCGCGGCGATCCTGTACGTACTGGAGTCCGGCTGCTCGTGGCGCAAGCTGCCCGCCTCGTTCCCGGTCCACTGGCGCACCGCGCACCGCCGGTTCGCCGAATGGGTCGAGGCCGGGGTGATGACCGCCCTGCACCGGGCGACGCTCGATGTCCTCGGCGCGGCCGGGCGGATCGACTGGTCGAGGGTGAGTGTCGACAGCATGCACGTACGCGCGGTGAAAAGGGGGA ACCTGACCGGGCCCAGCCCGGTGGACCGGGGCAAGCCCGGCTCCAAGATCCACGCCATGAGCGACCGGGGCGGGTTGCCGCTGCACGTGGGCGTCTCCGCCGCGAACCTCAACGACCACCGGATGCTCGAGGACATGGTCGACGGCGTCACACCAGTGCGTCAACCGGTCGGCCGGCCGCGTCGACGACCGGCCAAACTCCACGGCGACAAGGGCTACGACTACCCCGAATGCCGCGACCTGCTGCGCGCACGCGGCATCGTCGCACGGATCGCGCGCAAGGGCGTCGAGTCGTCGAAGCGGCTGGGCCGGCACCGCTACGTCATCGAACGCTGCCTCGAGTGGATGACCCGGTTCCGACGGCTGGTCCGCCGCTACGACCGCAAGGCTTCCCACTACCTCGGATTCCTCCACCTGGCATGCGCTCTGATCTGCTACCGCCGCGCCGACCGACTCAACCTGTTGACCAGCAACAACCCCTACTGA
- a CDS encoding alpha/beta fold hydrolase yields the protein MAGDTYRFGEYALDMARYQLCRADVPVHVEPRALDLLHYLIEHQDRVVPKNELLDEVWGDRFVSEAALTTALRSARLAIGDTGRQQRLIRTVHRRGYQFVGQATAARDDHRTPGSEPEPGGRPSAASPPAASPEVARPPAAGQPIGADRQVVRFCQAADGTRIAYATVGSGPPLLKAANWMTHLDLEWSTPVWSHWLSGLARDRQLIRYDERGCGMSDWEVPSFTFDDWVDDLETLADAIGLDRFPLLGVSQGGAVAVAYAVRHPERVSRLILAGAYARGRQVRARDQAERDEAALDLDLARIGWTHQDPSFLGVFAAQFLPEGTPEELEEFINFQRRTTSPANGVRFLEEFAKIDVSDIAHRVRCPTLILHSRDDLRVPTSQATELATLIPDSQLVLLDSRNHLLTASEPAWPEFLAQIDAFLTD from the coding sequence ATGGCCGGTGACACCTACCGCTTCGGCGAGTACGCACTGGACATGGCCCGCTATCAGCTGTGTCGAGCCGACGTGCCGGTCCACGTCGAGCCGCGCGCCCTCGATCTGTTGCACTACCTGATCGAGCACCAGGATCGGGTCGTGCCAAAGAACGAACTGCTCGACGAGGTGTGGGGAGATCGCTTCGTCAGCGAAGCGGCACTCACCACCGCGCTGCGCAGCGCCCGACTGGCCATCGGCGACACCGGTCGCCAGCAGCGGCTGATCCGTACCGTGCATCGGCGGGGCTACCAGTTCGTCGGCCAGGCGACGGCGGCCCGTGACGACCACCGTACGCCCGGATCCGAGCCGGAGCCCGGCGGCCGGCCATCGGCCGCGAGCCCGCCGGCCGCGAGCCCGGAGGTGGCACGTCCACCGGCTGCTGGCCAGCCGATAGGCGCGGACCGTCAGGTCGTCCGGTTCTGCCAGGCCGCCGACGGCACCCGCATCGCCTACGCCACCGTCGGATCGGGTCCCCCGCTGCTGAAGGCGGCCAACTGGATGACCCACCTGGATCTGGAGTGGTCCACCCCGGTGTGGTCGCACTGGCTCAGCGGTCTGGCCCGTGACCGGCAGCTGATCCGCTACGACGAGCGGGGGTGCGGCATGTCGGACTGGGAGGTGCCGAGCTTCACGTTCGACGACTGGGTGGACGATCTCGAAACCTTGGCCGACGCCATCGGGCTCGACCGGTTTCCGCTGCTCGGGGTGTCGCAGGGCGGCGCGGTCGCGGTGGCCTACGCCGTCCGGCACCCGGAACGGGTCAGCCGGCTGATCCTCGCCGGGGCGTACGCCCGGGGTCGGCAGGTCCGGGCGCGTGACCAGGCCGAGCGGGACGAAGCCGCACTCGATCTGGATCTGGCCCGGATCGGCTGGACCCATCAGGATCCGAGCTTTCTCGGGGTGTTCGCCGCCCAGTTCCTGCCGGAGGGCACCCCGGAGGAGCTGGAGGAGTTCATCAACTTCCAGCGGCGGACCACGTCACCGGCCAACGGGGTCCGCTTCCTGGAGGAGTTCGCCAAGATCGACGTGTCGGACATCGCCCACCGGGTACGGTGCCCGACCCTGATTTTGCATTCCCGCGACGACCTGCGGGTGCCGACCTCGCAGGCCACCGAACTGGCCACGCTCATCCCGGACAGCCAACTGGTCCTGCTGGACAGTCGTAACCATCTGCTCACCGCGTCCGAGCCGGCGTGGCCGGAGTTCCTGGCGCAGATCGACGCCTTCCTCACCGACTGA
- a CDS encoding TetR/AcrR family transcriptional regulator: MPAAAIRARARAEMITEIKAIARRQLATDGANLSLRAVARDMGMVSSAIYRYFPSRDDLLTALIVDGYHALAADAEAADEEVGDRADLRGRWLAVCHAIRRWALAHPAEYALLFGSPVPGYAAPAETTTTAVRIPTVLIRILVDGVAAGLLVDTGGESLPGPVHADLAAVRDALFPGLPETLLAGGALGWTQCFGSVSFELFGHLDGTIRAREEYFDHQMRQMAHLIGLP; this comes from the coding sequence ATGCCAGCCGCCGCCATCCGGGCCCGAGCCCGGGCCGAAATGATCACCGAAATCAAGGCGATCGCCCGCCGTCAGCTCGCCACCGACGGCGCGAACCTGTCGCTGCGGGCGGTCGCCCGCGACATGGGGATGGTCTCGTCGGCGATCTACCGCTACTTCCCGAGCCGCGACGACCTGCTCACCGCGCTCATCGTGGACGGCTACCACGCCCTCGCCGCCGACGCCGAAGCCGCCGACGAGGAGGTCGGCGACCGGGCCGACCTGCGCGGCCGGTGGCTCGCCGTCTGCCACGCGATCCGCCGGTGGGCGCTGGCCCACCCCGCCGAGTACGCCCTGCTCTTCGGCAGCCCGGTACCCGGCTACGCCGCCCCGGCGGAAACCACCACGACGGCCGTACGGATTCCGACCGTCCTGATCCGGATCCTCGTCGACGGCGTCGCCGCCGGCCTGCTGGTCGACACTGGCGGCGAGAGCCTGCCCGGCCCGGTCCACGCCGACCTCGCCGCCGTCCGCGACGCGCTCTTTCCCGGGCTGCCCGAGACCCTGCTCGCCGGCGGCGCCCTAGGCTGGACCCAGTGTTTCGGCTCGGTCAGCTTCGAACTCTTCGGCCACCTCGACGGCACCATCCGCGCCCGCGAGGAATACTTCGACCACCAGATGCGGCAGATGGCGCACCTGATCGGGCTGCCCTGA